In the genome of Drosophila kikkawai strain 14028-0561.14 chromosome 2R, DkikHiC1v2, whole genome shotgun sequence, the window TGGTTGCGTCCGAGTCGCATCTTGCGCTTTAGCAGGTTCCTGGCCTCGCCGGATTGCCTTCGTTCGTGGGTGATGGTCGATTGGGAGCTGCTCCTACTCCTGCTCTGCGATAGCTGTTGCGGCGTGGAGCTGGCATCCGAGGATATACCGCTGTTCACATGGAGATTATCGCAGGCATTGATCAGCTTGGGGTCTATGTAGTCCCCGGCTACTGAGCCAGCTCCTGATACCGATCCCAGCTCCCTTCTGGGGCCAAAAATGCTCTCCAGCTTGATGGGCGTGAGTGGCGGGGGCTGTTGATTCATTATCATAGCtggcttgttgcttatcggctCTAAGCGCAGAGGTGTGGCTATGGGAGGGTAGTGGTTCTCCTTGGCTAGAGTTGGTGAAGGTGGCACCGCCCCCGTTGGAGTCAAGGGCGGCAACTGAGTCGGAGTACTCTGGCCCAAGTTCTTGGCCGAGTTCTGCTTGCTCAGCGTGTTGCTCTTGTCCTTTAACTCCTTGCTGTTCAACTGGCTTGCGGTGGCCAGCTCCGCCGCCTTGGCATTCAGCTGCTCCAGCTCGTGCTCGTACTTCAGGAACACCGCCAGCGAGTCCGTTTTGGCCACAGTCCTCGTGGGCTGAACGGAAGAGGTTGTATTGCCACCTTCGTTGGTTCCACTTACTGGCAACTTCAGAGGCTGCTTGCGGTTGGAGGCACTCGTGTCGCGGCGGACAACGCGTGGACTGTGGAAATCATTGCCACAGGCAGCTCTCACCGGCATCTCGTCATACTCCTCTGGCTTCAGGAAGTTCGTGGAGATGGGACCCTCATCCGAGAGACCGCGCTGGATGGTAGGGCGGTAGTTGGTGGCGAACAGCGGACGACTGTTCAGCAGAGGCGCATTGCGCCGAGGTCCTCTCAGCGATGAAGTGCGTCGGAAATTCGAGGTTGGAGTCGTCGTCTTTGAAGCAATCTGTACCGGCTTCGTGCTGCCTGTCGAGGTCAACGATGTGGTCATGGCGATACTAGGTGTGGCTGTCGCTGTGGGTGTCATGAGGGATCTGATGGTGGTCACCTCCTCCTCTGGCGGCGGCGTGCTGGGCGAGCAGagctcctccagctggcgCTTGGCCGAGAGGAAGGGATCGTACTTGTCGCCAAGGCCGCtgtttaaaaagaattttgcaattaaatatatataaagcttAGAAAACAACCACCCATCTGTGCTCTGTCTGGCTGTCGTCGTAGTCTGGGAAGGATAAACTTGATTTAAAGGACCTCTCGCTGGTTACAAACCTGCGCTTGGCCTTGGGACCCGACTTGATATACACGGTGCCATTCTCATCCTGCTCTACGACCAAACGGCGTGTGATGTTGCTGTTCTGCTTGACCAAAGGAGGCAGCTTTAGTACCGGCTCTTCCTCCACTTCTTCCTCCTGCTCGTCGCTTTGGTTATCCTCTTGACTGTATCTGACTAAGGGTCCTTCTTCTTCGTAGTCCAGGTCGCTGTTATAGttatcctcctcctcctgatcGTACTCGGCCCTTTCATTTCCCAGCTTCAAGCGTGGCAATACTGTTTGACCCATGGATTTGTTAATGGCTTCCAGACTCTGCTTCAATCCTGGCATGGGCAATGCCAGCATAGACTCCGAGTGCTTTAACTTATGTCCCGATTTCTTCGGGGGTCTGCACACGGTGCGCATGGTGGTGGCCTCCATTTTAATCTGGATCTCTGCCCGCGGAGAGTCaacgttgtcgtcgtcgtcgtcggatCCAGAATAATTGCAACTACGCTGCAAGGGCACCATGCTGGAATCAAAAGAGCCAAAGTCCAGGTTCTTGGCCAGCAGTGATTCCTGCTGGTGACTTTGCAATCCAAGGCTCGGACTCTCCCGGGTGCTAATGCGCCTGCGTGCCTGGCGCACAATTGACGCCGATGTGGCGGAGCGCTGCTTGGTGGTCAGTGTGCCGATTTCCTGCTCATCCATTTGCACATTGCAGATGGGTGTGCCACCTGAGCATATAGAGCGCCACATGCGGGTTGGAGGTAGGTCGATGATGGTGAGTTAGGAATGGTTTATTATTAAGGTAAGGTTTCTAATACCCTGAGGAATCTATTCaaataaaacctaaaattACTGAGCACAAGAAAACTAAACTAATTAACATTAGATCTCTAAAGTTTATGGGTGCTAAGAagatgcttttgttttgttctatTGTTGCTGGATCCGGAAAATGTCcgttaaagattttaaatacaGACAAAGAATCAGACTTTCTGCATTTGTTTAgctaaatgctcaaaaacggacgcTCAAACGGATGAATATCGGACAAGTATTGCAAGTTCTCAGGATTAAAGCCGCTAATAATGTCATAAAAGGTCCGTAATCGAAATCTTATTCGAAAATAAGGCTTCTGCTGCCACAAAACCCATGATTAGTTTTATCATTTTCCCTCCATTTGCCCTAAAGTCTATTTTTGATATACCCAACCCCAATACATAGTATCTACCATCTAGCCCTACCTATCACTTGTGTAAGTCCCCCTCATCACCCTTGGCTTCATATTCTACGATTCCTAAACATATTTCAAAGTCCAGCCCAATATGAATGCACCGGCGCCTGGCTGAGCTTAATGCTCTGCTGATCTTTCGAATGCGCTTCGATGCGGCGCGCACTAATTAACGATCATGAAGTGGTTCCGGGTTCTTAGATCTCTAGTTAATTGGCAAACTGCATGCCACGGTGAAGCTCTCGCCCAGTCCCCACCCATATCAGCAGTTCCCTACCTTTGCGCTTGATCAAACCGTTGAGCTCGTCGAACGTCATGGTGACTTGCGGTAGATTTGGCAGGCTGAGTTCCTTGTCGACTGCATCAACTTTACCCCTTTTTATAACAGCCCTTCGGGTCTTGGCCGATGGCTGGAGTATAGGCGCGTCCTCGCAGTCCAACCTGGCCAGCTTGAGGGAATTACGTTTGATCCGGTCCATTGTCTCATCGATTTCGCTGCAGGTTTCCGCTATGTGTTGGCGCTTGCTTAAGCGGCGGCTGGAAGTAGTCGCCCGCACACTGGATGCCGGCGAAGAGGCCACATCCTCATCGTTGGACATGTCCAGGCTCACCTGGTTCTGGGTGACCTTGGTGCCTGCCCACCCACGGCTCTCCTTGGTGGCGGCAGGGGAAGTTCGTGCTTTGATTACTTGGGCGCTGAGAAGCATTGCGGATGAGTGAAGATCGCTGGCTAGAGGACTAACTACAGTGTGTATTTGGAACTACGCGACGGTGGCTAGCAACTGATTACGGGTACTCCATACGGGGGATTAGTCAACGACAAATAACAACGACTAAGCAACGCCAGAAGAGCATCGGATGGTTAAGACTAACTATCTGCTAGAGTTCTATCTCTACGTCCATACTCACTTATCACTGTGCACGGACGACGTCATCGATAGCGACATTATGTTGGGCTTGGGGGCCGACATGTCTCCGGCTTCCAGCAGCTCCTCATGGTTCCCAGAGTACTTATCCCGGGCAAGGGATCTCTTGGTCCTGGCGAACATGGCAAAAAGTTGgttaaaagcaaagcaaacaaaaacgaaaaaaggaaacaaaaatgTGTACATGTGAGATCTGAAAAGTGTCAATTGTGGCTAGGCTTACTTCAGATTCGGAGGCTTGTACTGCTTCCTGGCCTCCAAACGCTCCTTTGCCTTGCTCGTCTCCTGGCTGTTGCCCGACTTCATGTTCGCCTGGATAGCCTTCTCCTTGCACCACTCCACGTGACGGTCGAATGCCTTGGGATTGAAGGTGCGTTCGCAATGGGGACACCGATCGCAGGCCGGTGCCTTGATGCGCTTAGCCTGGGATCGTTCACGTACCGTGGGCGGAGCCGGAGCAACGGGTGCTGCCGGTGGCGTCTCGGTGGACGATGAGTTCGAGAGTGTGGATGCCGCCTTGCGCATGGAGGCTCGGGCTGTTGAGCGAGGGAAGTTCTGGGGCTGCAAGGGGTAATGTTGAGAAAAGAAGGGGTTCCAAGATTACACGTATAAGTCTAAGCGAATCAAAACCTGAAAACGCTATTCAGAAAACTCACTTCTGCTGGAGCGGCGACTGCTGCTGTGCTCACTGGAGCCGGCGGAACTGGAACTCCTACCGTGCGTTCAGCATTGGGAAGGCCAAAGTTCTTGGGCAACACATAGGTGGAGAGCGCAGTGCCATCGCGGCGTTGGCGGGACGAGTCGAAGACCTTGCGCTTCTTGGAGGTTTTCTCGCAGATCACGATGTGCTTGCGCAGGGCATCCAGGTTGAAGGTGCGGCTGCAGCAGGGACATGGGGTCAGGTCGCCGCTGCTCTGGGGGGGCGCATGTTCCGGAATCGGGAGCGGTGATCCAGTTGTaagtggtggcggcggcggaggcagCGGATCCGTATCCGCGCCCTGCATAGAGTCTTCCACGCCGGAATCCATGGTGGCGGTGTTCGTTGCTGCGCGAGATGGACGGGGGaaaaattgagattttaatataaatttttgggGTTTCAGTTACACCTTCGACGAGCTTGTCGGGGGAATGTTAgtgaaaaaacaaaacagacaGGAGCAGCAAACTGGGAGTCATTTCGGTTCGGATTGGTTCGACAAAGTGTTTAAAAATCAGCTCACAGATCACCCAGCTAGCTGGGGGCACAACGAATCCCAGTCACATCCAAAGGGCTTGGCTTGAAGTCTAGACTCTGGAGGGAAAGTGCGAGCTCCAAGGAAAAGCCCTGTCACTTTCCCAGTGAAAATGGCTGGCGGCCAAGTGAAATGCTCCGCACTCGCTGGCAGATTCATGGTCGattgtgttttctttttggggcGACAAATTGTCTGGTTCCACTAATAAATTCCCCAAAATCGGAAAGACAATGGAGCAGCGGGTCCCGGGTCCCAGCcccaaaataatttattgctATTATTACGGATCTTCTTTGGCGATCAGCctataaattgttatttatctGCTGGGCTCGGAGTCTGCTGAAATGTAGTTGTGTCCAAATCAGGCATCTGGTCCCCGCCAAAAACGCTTATTATTTTGTGCTCTGCATTCGGCCCGTGGGCGGGGATTGCCTCTCGAAGAGCAAATGTCGAGGCTCCATCGGTTGGCAGGTGGTTCTCGATGTCTGCCCACGTCTTCGGCACTTGATTCATTGATCTATTTTCTTATtgttcaaattttaatttaaatttaacgaTTAAGTTATCGAAATATCTTTAGTGCtggaaaactatttttaaggcATCGATAACAGAGCCTTGCCATTTCCGTTTTGCAATACTAATCAAGCAGGATCTTGCCTATCGTTATCGAAAGCCGAAGCTAAGTGTATAACAATTCTTTAATTCTTTGTGCAAAAGCCATTCGCCCGCTACATCGTGTAGGCAatgagaaataataattagaagCAGAACACTGGCAGCATATGGAGAGCTAGTTGAACCATCAATGGAGTGAAGGCGGGCCACTAATCACAGAGACGAAGGAAATCCAATTATAATGCGGAGCCCAGCACCCGCGAACTGGCAGTTGGATGGCGATTACATCAATCAACCACACGCACAGGCAAGAGGCAAGAGAGTGGCAGAATTTCCGCAACATCTTGAGGGCCCTGCTGTctcatttccatttaaatcaATGCAAAGCCGTGTTACGCATATTATTCAGACGCGAATGTAACATACAACGCGCTGGGAAGTGGGTGAGTTGGACTATCCACACATATTAGtctgtatctatgtatctatCATCTGTCTTGTGCTAATGATGCTCTGAATATGAGATATGCACATGCATTATGTACGTAATGCCACTTGagatctttaaaaataacaacagcagGGCCTCCACGTCCAATCGGATCGTTAGCAGATCTCCTCACAGCGAAGGGATCTTGAGATGGTCAAGAGTTTACTAGATCAAAAGTTGAAAGCCATTCAGGCGGGTGATGAATGCCACTTTGAATCTAGTACGAATATGATGTTCCTGCTTGCACAATCCCAGACCCTGCCCCTGCCTCCGCCCCTGGAACCATATTGGGATTTTGTTAGTTGGTGGCGTCTAGTCTATAGTTTTGTGGTCTTTATTGTTGGCTAGCTGTTGTGTTTGGTTGGGCAAGCTCCATAAGCCACTTAAGTCTTCTGTGGGCCcataaatgtgtgtgtgttgcgaTGTGTGCAATATGGTAAAAGCGTAATACAAACAGTTTCCCCCAGTTCCCAGACAACAAGGTTTCAGGTTCTCGGCTACGCTCTGAACTCTCAACTCTTTGACACCTGAGCGCGGAACTGGCATGGAAATTAAAACCCAGTACTGGTCACCTCGCCTCGTATTGGGCAAGTGTTGGGAACCAAACTTGTTTACACCTAAATAAACAATGGATTTCGAAGTTCTagaaaagtttataaataaacagtTGTAATACAAGATATATTGCATTATATAGAATctgtaatttaaaataatcaaagcAATTAGTGCTAAAAAATGTGAATATGATATGGATTATCGagtaaacaaatgaaaaacagTGTAGAAATCAATATGTATTAATCAAATGTAGGATATTTTATAGGAATTTCCCTAAGTTTTCCCTAAAATCAACATTCAATTCGATTAAACcaagaatatacatatttccAATGGCAAAACAATGTTATTTTTTCGTTGCTCCCCATTAATCAAAGCTCCTCGATTTCAGTTTCACTCAAACAAACCTAAGGTGACATCATTTGATAGCTTTAAACTGGGACTGATAAGCAAAAGGAGTCAGCTAAGGGGTCACCAGAAATGCTGGCAGAGATTAAACAATGGGAACACAAACAGATGCTGGAGTTGGCTTTCACCACACAGGTAAATGGTTCACTTAACAGATCAATTAGTTGTTAATTTGCATTGAAAATTACTTGATTTAACTGCTgtcgttgctgttgctgttggagTTGCATGCAAATGGTTAGTTTGATGGTTAGTGGCCACATCGATCTTATTGACAACGATTAAGACGCGTTGCATTGATTGATTTGTTAATGTTGCTGCCGTTGTTGCAtttattgctgttgctgcgccCATTTCGGAGGGCGTGGCCGACTCACTTGACTTGGCATTAAGCAGCtgtttcttgttgttgccgcGCCTGAGGGAAAATGTGTTGCGAACGCGCGAAAATGTGGacagctgttgctgttgctgatgctgctgctgtgaaGATTGCTgatattgctgctgctgcagtagctgctgctgatgcgcCTCACTAAACTCCAGCGAGTTGAAAGAACTTTGCCGCGGCTGCTGCTCGAAAACGTTAATGCTGCCATTCCCATTTCCACAGccattgccatttccatttccatgcTCATTTTCCTTTTCGTTTTGGCCCTGATCGCTGAAATTCAGCTGCGCCTTTTCACCGGCCAGCAGATCATTTAATTGCTGGTACTCCTCGTAGATGCCCCGGCTATGCCGCTTGTTGATTTTCGCCAACGGCTGCTGCGGCTTCTGCGATTTGGATTTGAAAATCTTATTCCACATTTTCTTGCTCATCTTGAGGCCTTTATCCCttcttcgttttcgttttcggttttattcacttatttttaaatgcatttcagGCACACACTGCGCACCAACTCGCTTTCGGTTGAACTTCGCGCGCCGGCTTCTCGTACTCAACTGAGCTACTAGCAGCGACTGGCAACACCCGCCAGCAACATTCGAGACAAAGCTCTAGGCTCTAGCCACAGCGGCAACATGTTGCCTGCCCGTGCGCATTTTGCAtggaattaaaaatagttGCACTCCAGTTTTGGCCTGGGTGTGGGtgtagctgttgctgttgctgttgctgttgctcttgCTATAGCCATCAACAAAGGCCACGATTCTGTTCCGACTCCCTCGCTCTCAACGGATTTCAGTTGTGGGCACACAGAACAAAAAATGTGAGCGATTTTAAATGGTTATCAGAGTGTCAGGGTGttgtataagctttttttaaatggggtttaattttaattagctaaattggattttaaagatgataatttgtattttttatgcattGTTTCTTATAGACACAAGACAAGAGTGCGAGTTTGGGCcaaataaaacacaaagatCTGGTTGAagacaagaaaaacaagaataCAATGTGTTTTGTAGGACCTTTCTGACTTAAGGcttgatttcttttatttaatttcttttaaatgaCTTTTCTTTCCGTGGGCTAGTGGCTTTCCCTTCGCCTGTCTTTACGGCTGATTTATTTAAAGCCGCCGCCATTGCCGTCGCTTTGCCACTGCTGGCAACGTCAAATGTTGCTGAACCCTTGGCTGCTTAGACATCATTCATTCACCGCTCTCCTCTGGCAGAATGACGACTCCCAATTCTCTATTTCTAAATTGAAATCTCAGCTGGTTGAAATCTTTGTTGCGGGCCATCAGTCAGTCAATCAGATGAGTTAAGCAGCGACTTCAAAGAGCGCCCATTTCCTGGCTAATGGGGAATCGGGACCACGACCACGTCTGGGTGTAGCCAGCCCCCACACACATGTGCAATTATGTCCACTTTTGGTGCATGAAAACCATCCACTTACTGCAGCCACTACCCGCTGTTGTTGCATAAGTGTGCCAAAAAAGGTGGACGCAGTTGGAgttgcaactgcagcagcagcagttgcagcagcgATCGGCAACATTTGCGCGACCTCAGCAACATTAAGAGTGTTGCAGGCGCTTCACATAAATAAACAGCTGGCTACAGAGTTGGAGGCACAATTGCTCGactttttatataaatcaGGGGCATCACAGCTAGGTaactgagttggaaaattagGTTCTTAGACCACGGGAAGATCTGCTTACAAAATTATTAGGGAATGTGATTATGTAAGGGAGTAAAGAACTGCTATAGTTTTGTTTTGAACTATTActtattgttatttaaaattagttctctataatttactttttttatgttaaaacaagaaagaaagctaactttggctaGCCAATGtttgtatatccttgcaggtaacaattaaaatatatcataactaagccaaaaatgcattaatttcgattcggaaagcagttttgtgttagtttttattaatttaaaaaaactgcataccaaatttaaaattttaaaaaatcaaaatttttggccatttttgctaattttaatgatgtaaccccttatcaaatttcgcaaaaatggccaaaaaatcgatttcttccggacatgacTAGAAaaattcgcatgttaatgctgatcaagaatatatatggtttatggggtcggaaaggtctccttcactgcgttgcaaacttctgactgaaattataataccctgcaagggtataaaaacgcTTTGAAATTTAACACAAATATTCCAAGTCACTCATAAacttataaactaaataaaaaaatatttaaaattaaaattaatggttTAATGGtagctttaatatttaaatagttaattatttatcttaaatttagGTTTCAAATCTATCAATCTTGATTAAAATCTCTCTATTTTATCCCAATAGTTTATGCTAGATTATGTTTTGTAGTTAACCCCATGTCAGGCTGCTTAAGGTGATCACTCCATGGCAGTGCATTCCATATTCGTGTTTCGCCTACGTCAGCTTTGCCTTattcgtcgtcgtcatcatcgtcgtcgccATCGTCTCCTCTTCCACATCGCGTTTCGTttctgtttttaattgaaatgcgaATGCACTTTTGAGCATCTCGGGCCGGCACAAACGATCCCCATTTGTTGACGCTGTAAATCAtggtatatatattgcagcaTCCGTCCCGAGATCCAAGTCAGATGTGTGACGTCAGCGGGAACCATGGAGCTCACCGCTTATGCAAGCCAAAAACtttgatatttatttgcaCGTGCCAAAAGCAAAGCAGAGAGTCATGAACTTGAGCCAACGTAGCTGCCTGCCCATTCCCtagttttgatatttatatctTATTTATCGAACCAACAACGCTTCCTTTCTCTGGGGTGGAGGTGGGTGGTGGTTTTTGGGGTGCAGGCGGCATCGTTTGTGGTCGCCCACGCGTCGCAACTTTGAGTCTTGGATAATCTCTTATAATTGTCACGCTTCGAGAGCgccaaacaaaaatagaaaattctGTTGCAGTTGCATATGGATGAGGCTGTGGATCTGCTGACTGCATATATCTCGCTCTGGCGATTTTGACTTTTCCGATTTTCACGGTGCCGTCGCAGCACAAGCGCCCTCAGGAAGTAGGTACATATAAAAGGGGCGCGTGCGTATAAATAGTCAAAGTTCTAGATGATGTGTAGATGGCATTTTGGGGGCAAGGCGGCGACACGACCGAAAAACTATATATTCAAAAAGAGAACTTcaaatttaatgttttctATACACTGTTGGAAATTGGGGATAATGGGGAGAAGTTGAGAAATGAATATCTTAAGGATAATTACTGAAAATGAGGGAATTGAGTAAGGAATATCCTGATATTATTTCTTCTAAAAATTCTCTTATaataacataataaataataaatgcttTCAACTTCAAAATCTCCTCTCTGATATATCTAGAAAATCTAATAGATCTATAAATATTATCCTTGTGCATCCGAGGTCTGCACTTGGTGACATTTCAGTGGCCCCTTTAGGAGAAGTACCTTCACACCTGGCCCCTCTCATTTAGAGCTAACTTCCCTCGCCCTacaaaagcacacacacacttggcgtatcaacaacaacataagGCCGTCGTATTTTCCACTAATTAAGTTCTATTTCCTCCGGTCGTCGTCAGTCGTCTGTGGACCTACTCCCTCCATCCCTCGCCCCTCCGATCATCTATCTAATGAAACCATTTCAGTTCATTGGCGCTCCCgacaaaacaaatttcgatggatgttttttgttttctgtttgtgtttgtttccATCGAACGCATTTTGCAGATTGCACAATTTTCCCTCGATTttcattttcgatttttttcggcatttttttgtatttctgtCTTCGGTTCTGTTTGTAACTGAATGAGTTCGATGTTGTTGCAACAAATTGAAGTTGATTTGTTTGTTGTGTGGCGCAGTGGCTGATTGCTTTTTAGAAAGTGTGAAAAAATCCAATACGATTTGATGTGTTTGTTTCaatcttttgttttgcattttttattatttgtgttgtttttcttattttgtgtgtgtgggaagtGTGAGTAGAATTAGGCTGTTAATTGAGGTAGGTAATTTTCAATTGGATTTGGAGCACAAATCGATCGATGGGCGAAGCCAAACGATTAGCGATTCAATTTGTGAGGGGATTAAACCATTAAATGTTTAaggtgttattttatttgaattcatttgtgttttaaaagctagatttataattaaactttttatatttttatgcgGAATATAAACAGTTAATTTCAGTGggttaaaatttgaaataaacttataaataGCCTCCAATTTGAAGGACaccttaaaaatgtaaaaatcatttaatacATAATTTACTAGGAATTTCATAGTATTTAATTTCCCAACAACTTAAatctattaaattaataaaaaccaaaaaagtaGTAGCTCGCCTTCAGCACGGCAATACTGGTAGCTGCTTATTGGCAAAGCTTTTTTTGGCAGCTTTCCGCAATTGGCGgcttttttcagctttttgttgattttcaAATAGCAAATAATTTTCGACCATAAATCTTGATTTCAATTGGACATTTAATTGCGAAACTGCAATTCATCAATGACAAATTTGTCGATCGGAGAACTCATCCCtaacacacacagagaaatGACTTGCAAAAGATATTGAAAACGGGTTTGCCAAAGCCAAAAACTGGTtggaatttttgattttggtgGATtctatgctttttttttgtatcaaaACTTGTAAACAAGCGGCAGCACTAAATGTGGTTCAATGTCAAGGAAATCCAACGGATTAGCCGCGAGAGGGAAGTCAGCTTCGAGTGGGCCGAGGGAAGTGGGTCAGAAGCCGCCACATGGCGATCGTTTAAGCCATATCTATACACACTTGGCCGGGTGACAATGGAATAGTTTTTCTGTACTTATTTATTAGCATTATCGGGTCGGGTGGGGAGACTTGTTAAAACTGGCACGCAGAACTGCCGGCCAGACGTGACTGACATGGCTTAAAGGCAGAAACGCCCGATTTCTGTCAAGCCGCTGGCATATTTATCTCCCCTATAAATATGGGCTATAAGCGCGACTTAAGCCTTTTGTTTCTGTCACATCTCTAATTGAATTATTCTTGATTGCTgcgcaaataaaaaaaaaatttacctgaatttctcgttttgggcttgtctttaatttaattaaaacttatgTATTTTCAGTCTTTTTTGGGTTCTTTTGCCGTTTACTGCAAATGGAAATTGACATAGATATGTCAGTTGCTtggcttctttttttgtgttatttgtatt includes:
- the LOC108076293 gene encoding uncharacterized protein isoform X7; protein product: MYTFLFPFFVFVCFAFNQLFAMFARTKRSLARDKYSGNHEELLEAGDMSAPKPNIMSLSMTSSVHSDNAQVIKARTSPAATKESRGWAGTKVTQNQVSLDMSNDEDVASSPASSVRATTSSRRLSKRQHIAETCSEIDETMDRIKRNSLKLARLDCEDAPILQPSAKTRRAVIKRGKVDAVDKELSLPNLPQVTMTFDELNGLIKRKGGTPICNVQMDEQEIGTLTTKQRSATSASIVRQARRRISTRESPSLGLQSHQQESLLAKNLDFGSFDSSMVPLQRSCNYSGSDDDDDNVDSPRAEIQIKMEATTMRTVCRPPKKSGHKLKHSESMLALPMPGLKQSLEAINKSMGQTVLPRLKLGNERAEYDQEEEDNYNSDLDYEEEGPLVRYSQEDNQSDEQEEEVEEEPVLKLPPLVKQNSNITRRLVVEQDENGTVYIKSGPKAKRRSDANTSSQSQPEERLQRQQSNASRGHEEKQSRFQELERRADAEDQQKREIFISIETEANAQGRSPISPESLRHMVGNPQTPIDVLHIENGNEPEHARFSKISDTEDAGQEPGDRASQLGSNTNTNRLAPSLSASTLAPNVQLNNAKNLMQQMQSDFRQLGEEASASVRRQLMLNSGRSEEHQQQQFRNQETGQQEQQHQHQHQQQQHAPLTPSPSADSDELSSLDGYPMSSSQSSRRGASSKLSSDSAYGSSNSPYSLSRQRSSELQPIGGTTHRSQGLLRPHTASAKLPSTTSDACTQAQTQYGTLKARQRLFGNGGSVSGGGNGNGEGVECSSSGSEDSSQQPIQQQQQQQQASNYNYQQQQQQQHQLSQPAYNNNNLPMTPTISQHSLLSNNSNNSMSSSMKMSKFCHECGAKFIIEHAKFCMDCGVRRMVL